Within the Candidatus Anaeroferrophillus wilburensis genome, the region CGGCCATTGATCGGGCTTTCAGAATAATATCCTTCAAAATCTTGTTGAGCGCATGCCCCATATGGAGATGCCCATTGGCATAAGGAGGACCATCATGGAGGACAAAGGCTGGAGCCGCAGCCCGGCGCTCAAGGAGGCGCCGGTAGACAGCCCTCTCTTCCCATACCCTGATAGATTCAGGTTCACGCTGCACCAGATTGCCCCGCATGGGAAATCTGGTTTGGGGTAAATTCAAGGTTTCCTTGTAATCCATGAAAACATTCTCCTTCGGTAAAAGCAAAAGAGCTACTCGCCCAAAGACAAGTAGCTCTTTCTTATGAAAAAATGGCGGGAGCGACGAGACTCGAACTCGCGGCCTCCGGCGTGACAGGCCGGCGTTATAACCAACTTAACTACGCCCCCGCAGATGAAACTCTATCCTGTTACCATATAAAAATAGGCGGAACAGGGCTCGAACCTGTGACCCCCGGCTTGTAAGGCCGGTGCTCTCCCAACTGAGCTACCCGCCCACAAAGCACGCAGGTTAGTTCAAATCATCCTTCAAAGCTTTGCCTGCCTTGAACTTCGGAACGGTGCAGGCGGGGATCTGAATTTCGTCCCCGGTGCGGGGATTTCTACCAGTCCTGGCCGGACGTTCAGCAGCATAAAAGGTTCCAAAACCTACCAGCGTGATCCTTTCACCTTTTTTGA harbors:
- a CDS encoding HU family DNA-binding protein; protein product: MTKAELVEAIAGKAGVSKAAAEKVLKAFMEEVKTGIKKGERITLVGFGTFYAAERPARTGRNPRTGDEIQIPACTVPKFKAGKALKDDLN